The following DNA comes from Methanosarcina vacuolata Z-761.
CTGGAAGGAACTTTCTGAGGATGAGCGCGGGCAACTACTGATCAAGTGTGACATTACAGAAGTCCCGGGAATTACTGTTGGCACACATGATGAACTTTTGAAGGCACTGAAAAAGTATCCAATCAATTCTTGGAGCGATCGGATTGATGCCCTGAGCAATCGTTTTTCCAAAGCACGAGAGCTAGCAGCCAAATCCCTTGAACCGAAAACCCAGACCATCGATCTCCCACGCCGCACCTTCAAAACCGAAGATGATATTGATGTCTGGGTTCAGGAAGTAAAAGAACAGATCAAGACAGCCCTGGGCAAGGGCCCAGTTGTGATTCGGTAATTGATTAGGGGGATTTGAGAATGAAGCCTCTTGAAAAAACATTACGAAATAAACTCGAAAAAACTGTGAAAGAAGCCAGGGATATTGCCGAAGCCGCTGCCAGGGCATCATTGGAACAGCTTGGTGTTGGTGAAGCTTCTCCTTTTGCCTATCTTTCTGAAGATCAGAAGGAACTCCGTCGTAAACTCCGTGCTCATGGTCGACAGCTTGGGGATCAGCGTAATCCTGAAACCGGAGCTCAGGAAATTAGCCAGCTTGTCGAAGAAGTAGCCTACGAACACTGGCACCGTATGTTATTCGCTCGGTTCTTGGCAGAGAATAATCTGCTCATGTATCCAGATCCAGTTGATCCTATTGCTGTGACTCTTGAGGAGTGCGAAGACATGGCAGTCGACGAAGGCGCGAAAAACGGATGGGAATTAGCTTCCCGTTACGCTGCCCGGATGCTTCCACAGATCTTCCGACCGGATTCACCTGTATTCCAACTTATTTTGCCACCAGAACATCAGCAGAAGTTGGAAAGGTTACTGGCAGATTTGCCTTATGAAGTATTCAACGCTTCCGATTCACTGGGCTGGGTTTACCAGTTCTGGCAGGCTAAGAAGAAAGACGAAGTTAACGACTCTGGGGTAAAAATAGGCTCCAGGGAACTTCCTGCTGTCACACAGCTTTTCACAGAGCCTTACATGGTTAGCTTCCTTCTGGATAATTCACTTGGCGCTTGGTGGGCAGCACATCGATTGACTAGTGAAGATTTAAGAAGTGCTGCAAGTGAAGAGGAACTCCGGCAAAAGGCATCAATACCAGGTGTGCCGTTGGACTATCTTCGTTTTGTCAAAACAGATGATGGCGTATGGACACCAGCTGCTGGAACTTTTGACGGCTGGCCGAACCATCTGAGCGAACTAAAGACTCTAGATCCATGTAGTGGATCTGGGCATTTTCTTGTTTCTTCTTTCCTTATGCTCGTGCCCATGCGTATGGAAATGGAAGGTCTCTCTGCCAAAGATGCAGTGGACGCAGTTCTCAATGATAATTTGCATGGATTGGAGATTGACCAGCGCTGTGTGGAACTGGCAGCCTTCGCCCTTGCTCTTTCTGCTTGGTGTTACCCCGGAACAGGTGGATATCGCCCGCTGCCGGAAATGAATTTGGCTTGCTCGGGCCTTACTATAAGCACTAAAAAGGAGGACTGGCTGGCACTAGCAGGAGACAACAATAACCTTTGCATGGCCCTTGAAGAACTGTACAATCAGTTCAAAAACGCTAATGTCTTGGGAAGTCTAGTCAATCCAGAGGCTGGTCTTTTCAGAGGCACACTTGTAGAAATGGAATGGGATGATATTGCTCCAATCCTTACCAAAGCGCTTTCTGGTGAAAAAGATTGCGAAAAAACGGAAATGGGTGTAGTAGCTCAGGGAATCGTAAAAGCCACCAAAATGATAAGTGATAGCTATAATTTGATATTTACAAATCCTCCATATCTAGGAGATAGAAAGCAAAGTAAAACGCTAAAGGAATTTTGTTATAAGCAGTATCCAAAGGCAAAGAATGAACTAGCAACTGTATTAATGGAGCGCAGTATAAAACTGCTATCTGAAAACGGCCTGTTTGCAGGTGTTATGCCACAAAATTGGATTTTCCTTAAAGGATCTGCCGACCTAAGAAAATACTGGCTAAAGCATATTTGTTTCAAAAACATAGCAAGAGTTGGCGGTAAGGGTTTTTCTAGTCCTCAAGCGCAAGGAGCGTACATTGCTCTAGTATTGCTGGAAAATATTAATGTAAAAAATGAAAGCCGTATAGCGTGTCTTGATGCTTATGAATATGGCACATTAGAAGATAAGGTCAGGGAACTTATTATTGGTGACATAACACAAATTAATCAACTAGATCAATTGAAAAATCCTGACGCTCGTTTGCTCTTTGATTCTCAAGCAAATGGAATACTTATTGGACAAATTGCATGTGCACCCCAAGGCATCAAGACTGGTGATGATGAAAAGTGGAGAAGACGATACTGGGAAGTTCTCTTTCCTTCAGATGATTGGCGTCCTTTCTTGTCTACTGTTGCCAAAAATACATTTTGGGGTGGGCGTTCATACGTCATTGACTGGAGTACGGGTGGACAAGGGATGATTCGGCCACGAAAAGACAATGTTGCCGTTGGAAATAAAGGTGTAGCAATAAGTCAAATGGGTCAGTTTCCTTGCACTCTTTATGCTGGCGAGCTTTACGATAGCAATATTGCTCCAATAGTACCCAAAGAAGAAGATTATATCGAAATATTATGGCGCTACTTTAGTAGCCCTGAATTTCATACAGAGTTAAGAAAAATCGACAAGAAAAGGTCGATTACAAACGCAACCTTTCTAAAAGTTCCTCTTCAAAATGTGGAAGTTCCATCCTTTGCTTTGCCTAAACCCTTCTCTGAAGACCCCACACAGTGGATATTCCATGGTCACCCAACAAAGAGTTATGAGCCTCTACAGGTAGCAGTAGTCCGTCTGATTGGCTACCGCTGGCCCGCCGAGCTGGATGCGAAGATGGAACTCTCCGATGAAGCTCGGACTTGGGTAAAAAAGTGTGACGAGTTAATTCCTTATGCCGATGAAGATGGCATTGTCTGCATCCCCCCAGTCCGTGGGGAGGCTTCTGCTGCTGATCAGCTCCTTAATCTACTGGCTGCTGCATACGGTGAGTCGTGGAGCAATGACAAGCTTTCGGAATTACTTAAACAAGCAGATCATGCAGGTAAACCATTGGAAACCTGGTTGCGTGAGAAATTCTTCACTCAACACTGTAAACTCTTCCAGCATCGGCCATTTATCTGGCACATATGGGACGGTTTAAGAGACGGTTTTGGAGCACTAGTTAACTATCACAAGTTGGACAAAAAGCTACTCGAAACACTGATTTATACCTACTTAGGAGACTGGATCAGCCGCCAGAAGCAGGATATAGCAAATGGTGTTGATGGCTCACAAGAAAAGCTTGATGCTGCTGAGGGCCTGAAGAAAAAACTTGAACTTATCCTTGAAGGTGAAGCCCCTTACGATATTTTTGTCCGCTGGAAACCCATTGAAAAGCAGCCTATTGGTTGGGATCCTGACCTTAATGATGGAGTACGTCTCAACATCCGACCATTTATGAGTGTACCTGATATGAGCAAGAAAGGTGCAGGGGTTCTCCGAGACAAGCCTAATATCAACTGGAATAAGGATAGGGGAACAGATGTTGAATCCGCTCCATGGTATAATCCCGACCCTAAAAAGCATCCCAATTATAAAGGTAAAGAAGGAGAGCGAATCAATGACTATCATCTGAGCCTGAAACAAAAGAAGGAAGCACGAGAGGCTGCAAAATGATCAAATCCGTAAATGATGATTCTGTCTCTCGACTAGATGGGATGCTAAACCTTTTGCCCTGAAGGAGAAGGAATAAATGCGTGTCATAGAACATTTTATCAAAAAAATTCGTCAGGCTGCAGTCTACAATCCAGATGTGCAGGTAGCCCCTGCCTGCATTTTATGGCCGGACATCGACAGGCAATGGGAGGCTGTGATTCCTAACCTGCAGAATGAGTTGCCTGAACTTTTTGTCCTTGGTGACTACAATCCTGAAAAACGATCAGGGCCTGCTATCTGGCTGCGCTGTGTAGTTGCAGATAAAGTTGATGATGTTGATCTGCCGTGTGACAGGACGCCTATTTTCTACCTTCCGGGCTTCAGCCGCCAGGACTTGCGAGCTGTGGAAAGCTGTCCTGACCAGCTAAAGCCTCTGGTTTCACTCCAGTACCTTGGAGTGATCTGGTCGCAGGTCAATGCCAAGGACTGGACTATCCTCGCTTTCCTCAAATCTGACCAGGGGGGCATGGGCTTGGATGTCGCTCTGGACAACGATACCAAGAACGCCATGCAAATGGCACTTTGCCCTCTGCTGGATGAAGAGGTAGAACTCCTCAAAGGTAAACGGATAGACAAGGACTACTTCAATGCCTTACTTACTGGGGGTGACCCTGTCCGTGACTTGCTTCAATGGCTTGATCATGGGGATACCTTCCGTGCTGAACATGATGAAAATGAATGGAAAGCTTTCGTGGAACTTTGCAAGTCTCAGTTCGCTTTTGATCCGGAAAAAGATGGAGTTATTGTTGGAGCGACAAAACTGGCTTGCCATGAAGGATCCTGGAGTCCTGTTTGGGATAGATACCGCGAAGCTCCAAAACGATATCCTAATATTCCTGCCCAAATACGCAAATGCAAACCGCCCAACGGGACGATTCAGTGGCACCTAGGTGGGGGCAAATTTGATGGCTGGCCACAGTGGAATGAAACCCAGGAGAGTAAACTTCGCACAGATTTGAGTACTCTAGAGAGCATGCCATCTCATGAAGCCCGTAAAAAGCTTACAGAGCTTGAAAGCCAGCATAAGTCAAGACGCAGTATGGTGTGGATGGAGTTGGGCGAAGCTCCTCTTGCACGTGCTATGGAACACCTTTCTGTTCTTGCCTCTACCACGAATACCGCTCTGGCTGCAGGTTCCGTTGACGACCTCATGGCTGGTTACACGAATGCGGGTTGGAGAGCTGACGATGCCGTGATGAAGGCTCTTGCCTGCGTGGAAAAAGAAGAGGATTTTGAGGCAATTAAAAAAGCAATTCAGTCTATTTATATTACTTGGGCTGAAGAATCCGCCAGATACCTGCAGAAGATTGTAGAAAAATCAGGATATCCAGGTGGCAGTGCATCCAGCTGCAAAACACTTCAGTACAAAGATAGGGAATGCGTCCTGTTTGTAGACGGACTTCGATTTGATACAGCTAAAAGGCTTGTGGAAATGCTTGCTTCTCAAGAATATAAGGTAGAAGAAAAAACAGTATGGTCAGCTCTTCCCAGCATTACAGCAACGGGTAAGCCTGCGGTGACCCCTGTGAGAGATAAGATAAAAGGCGAAGATTCCAATACTGACTTTGAGCCCGTTGTTGCTGAAACGGGTCAGTCCCTTAAAGGTGGTTACCATCTGAAAAAGTTGCTAATTGATGGAGGATGGGAGATTTTAGAACGCTCATCGAATGGCAATGTAAATGGTCGTGCCTGGTGTGAATTCGGCAACATTGACCATGACGGTCATGACAGGGGATGGAAACTCTCCAAGCATCTTGAGAGCACATTGAGCGAGATTCAGGACAGGGTAATTCGTCTTCTTAAAGCTGGGTGGAAGAGTGTCCATATAGTCACTGATCATGGATGGCTTCTATTGCCAGGTGGACTACCAAAAATCGATTTGCCCAGTGCACTGGTAGAAAGCAAATGGGGACGCTGCGCCTCAATCAAACCTGGTGCCACAACAAATGAAAGGCTATATCCCTGGTACTGGAATAGCAATCAGTATTTTGCTCTTGCAGATGGCATTAGTTGTTTCCGTAATGGTATGGAATATGCTCATGGTGGTTTGAGCCTCCAAGAGTGCCTAACACTGGAACTAAACGTTTCGTCTGGAGTATCGAAGGTTTCAGCTGTTTCCGTGGAACTTACGGATATAGTTTGGAAAGGGCTGAGGTGCACCATTGCCGTTGATGGAGAATTCTCTGGGTTATCACTTGATATTCGCACTCAACCAGGAGATTCGTTTTCCAGTGTGGTTCTGAAAGTAAATCCGTTGAAAGACAACGGAACAGCTTCTGTAGTTGTTGAAAGTGAAGAATTGGAAGGGGTCAGTGCAACTATCGTTCTGCTTAATTCCAATGGTGAGCTTGTGGCCCAAACTGATACAGTCATCGGTGGAGGTAAAGAATGAGTGAATTGGATCAGATAGACAGGCTGGCTGCCTCGTCTCTTGATGGATATCTGGTCAGGAAAGATCTTGTTCGGACTTTCAGTCGTCAATTTCCAGTACCTACCTACGTTGTAGAGTTCCTTCTGGGACGTTACTGCGCAAGTATAGATAATGATGAGATAGAGGAAGGACTTGAAATCGTCCAGCGGCAGTTAAATTCTCGCACCGTAAAGGCAGGAGAAGAAGAACTTTTTAAATCCAGAGCAAGGGAAAACGGTGAAGTGAAGATTATAGATCTCATTACTGCCCGCCTTGATGCTAAAACAGACTCCTATGTAGCAACATTACCTAGCCTTCAGTTAACAGATGTTAGAATCAGCTCTGAACTGGTAAATGAGCACGAAAGAATGTTGACTGGAGGGTTCTACGCTGAAATTTCTCTCAATTATGATGCAGCCATTGCCCAGGAAAGCAAGGGACGACCTTTTGGAGTTGAAAGCCTTAGGGAGATCCAGCTATCTAAGAGAGATGTACTGAATGTTATGGCAGAGGCTAGGAAAAAATTTACTACCGAAGAATGGAAGGCTTTTCTACTTCGAAGCATAGGCATCGAACCAACAGCCCTTTCTGAAAGAGTCAAGAACGCATTCCTTCTAAGGATGGTGCCTTTCGTAGAACGCAACTATAACCTTGTGGAGTTAGGGCCTCGCGGTACCGGGAAAAGTCATCTCTTCCAGCAGATTTCACCTTATGCTCATCTGATCTCCGGCGGAAAAGCTACAGTAGCAAGGATGTTTGTAAATAACTCCACTGGTCAGCGTGGACTTGTCTGTCAGTATGATGTAGTCTGTTTTGATGAAATTTCTGGCATCAGCTTCGATCAGAAGGATGGTGTCAATATCATGAAAGGATACATGGAATCTGGGGAGTTCAGCCGGGGCAAAGAGAGTATCCGTGCCGATGGAAGCATGGTCTTGGTCGGTAATTTTGAGGTAGATGTTGAGCATCAACAACATGTTAGCCATCTCTTCGGCCCCATGCCTCCGGAAATCCGAGATGACACTGCTTTCATGGATCGTATTCATGCTTATCTGCCAGGCTGGGATGTTCCCAAGATCAATAAAGAATTACTCACTGATCACTTTGGCCTAGTCAGTGATTTCCTTTCGGAGTGCTGGAGTCAGCTTCGCAATCAGAGCCGAGTTTCTCTGCTGCAGAACCGTGTTTTTTACGGAGGTGCGCTCAGCGGCCGGGATACAAATGCGGTAAACAAGACTGTTAGCGGGCTTTTGAAACTGCTCTATCCCGGAGATACCACAGAAATTCCAGAGGAGGAACTTGAATGGGCTGTCCGGATTGCTATGGAAGCAAGACGCCGTGTTAAGGAACAACAAAAGAGAATCGGTGCAGCAGAGTTTCGGAATACCCATTTCAGCTATGTTATGGGAGAAGATGGAATAGAAAAGTTCGTCTCTACACCTGAGCTTCAGAGTGAAAACAGCATCGGAGGAGATCCTTTGGAACCCGGACAGGTTTGGGCCATTAGCCCTGGCAGTATAGACGAACATCCTGGACTATACCGTATCGAAGTAAATGAAGGCCCTGGATCAGGTGTGAAAATTCTAAATAAACCGGTTCCACAGGCTTTCCGTGAGAGTGTGAACTATGCTGAACAGAATCTCTATTCTAGGTTTATGCAACTTGTAGGAGACAAAGATCCTCGCCATCATGAATTTACAGTCCAGTTACGAGCTTTTGATGTCTCAAAGTCTGGAGCAAAGCTCGGAATGCCCTCTTTAGTTGCCCTCTGTACTTCATTATTAAGGAGGAGTGTTCGTGGTGGTTTGATCATAGTTGGCGAAATTGCTTTGGGTGGTTCCATTGAGCCTATTCATAATCCCGTGACTATTGCAGAAATTGCTGTTGAAAAAGGTGCAACTGCCCTTCTTATGCCCGTTTCTTGTCGCCGTCAGCTTTTCGACCTATCTGATGATATGGCAACTAAGATTGATATTCAGTTTTACTCGGACGTTCGAGATGCTTTAGTCAAAGCTATGGTTGACTGATTTGAGGTAAATTATATGTCTAAAGATAAAAGAAAAGATGGAGATTCCTCTGAACAATTCGTGCTCATTTGAACAATTCGTGCTCATTTGAACAATTCGTGCTCATTAATACCTAAGGGAAGAGATCTTAATTGCCGCAACTAAGGTTTTTGAGGAGATACGATCTAACTTTTCCCGTTGGATTTCTTCTTCTATAACTTGCCAACTAAGGATTAAATTTCAAGAAGTATGGCTGAAAATACAGCCATTATTTGGCTTTTTGGGTGTACTTTTAAACGTAAAGCACGGATTCTGATCTGCGCTCATCTATGTTTATCCTTGGTTTATTGATAATATAGGGGGATCGATACACATTTTTTGTACTATCCAATTTTTCGCGATCATGGTCTCTTTAATTTGGAGTTCAGATACTCCTTTAAAACTACGGCGTTATTAAAATCTTCATTTTTTGCGGCGTAGAGTAGGGTCAGGTCAGTTTCTTTCGCTTTATCTATGAGTTTCTGTACATACTCTTCTTTTAGCTCCAGTTCTTCAAGATAGCATTTCCTGAACTCTTCCCATTTCTCAGGATTATGTGAAAACAGTTTTCTAAGCTCGTCCCTAGGAGCTATCTCCTTTAACCACAGATCAATCCTGACTTCATCTTTTCGAAGCCCCCTAGGCCAAAGCCTATCGACAAGTACCCTGAATCCGTCCTGGTCTGATGGCTGTTCATAAATCCTTTTCAGTCGAATCAACTACTTCCCCCCCCTTTTAATTATTTAAACATTTTCTGAGTTCATTTAGTCATTTACTCATTTTTGACTTTCTGGATGGGCTCTAAGAGAAACATCAGCTTCTTGAGTTTCAAAAACTGGATTTGTGCTTTTCAACCAATTTCTCATATACTTCCAACGTTTTTTCCGCTATGGTTTTCCAGTTGTATTTCTGTTTAAGAAGATCGTTCCCTTTTTCTCCCATCCTGTTACGACCAAGCCCTTCAAGGATATAATTTAGACCCCAGGCAATAGAAGAGGGTTCTTTATAAGCAATAATACCTGTTTTGAAGTTTTCCACAAGGGCGACTGCATCACTTGCGACTATCGGTTTACTTGCATCCCAGGCTTCAAGTACGACAATTCCGAAAGGCTCGTTCCTACTAGGAATGCAGACAAGGTCACAGGCATTAAACCAGTCTATCACAGTATTATCCGGGGCATACCCAAGAAAGTTACAGGAATTACCGATCCCAAGTTTATGAGCTTGATACTCACAATGGGCGCGCATTTCTCCTTCTCCTATGAGTACAAACTGTGCATTCTTTTTCTTCAGAACCCTTGCCGCAGCTTCTATTAGCAGGTCAGGCCCTTTCTGATATGCCATCCTTCCAGTAAAAAGCACAACTGGAAGACACGGATGAATGCCATAATGCTTTTTTATATTCCCTGGATCGACTTCTCTTTTAATCTTTCCCACATTTATGCCGTTAGGAATTTTCCAGAGTTTGTAATCGGGAATTTTGTAAATTTGCTGAATTTCTTTTTTTAATATTGTCGAAGTAATGATCACATCGGAGCATTCGTACCCTCCGAGCCATTCCCTATGCGAGATTTCCTTTGCCTCCCACCAGTCTCCATAACGATTTCCATTACGTCCCCATTCAGTGCTGTGAAAAGTCAGAACAAAGGGCAGCCCGAACTCGGCTTTTATTCTGCAGAGAACATTTACAGGATGCCAGTCGTGCCCATGCAAGACGTCAAATTCACCTGCTTTCTCTCTTACATTCAGGAACCGATTGTACATATTTTCGCACATCAGGTTCATCTGTTCCACTATCCCCCCAATTTGATCACAGGTAACTCTGTGATAGTGGACGCCAGTAATTATCTCATCATTATTTTCGTGGCCCCGTGTAAAAAGGTGAACTTCGTGTCCCTCAGCTGCAAGAGCTTCTGAAAGTTCGGATACATGGGGGGCAATTCCCCCAACACGTATGGAATACAAACTTTCCCAGGAAAACATTCCTATTCTAATTTTTTTCATAGGTTCACTTATCCCTTTTTGTCAAGGTGAGGGTCAAGGAACTAAATCCCAAACAGAATACTGTGTGCCTGGCGGAGTTTAATCCTGGTTCCCAGGTGAAGACAAATTCCTTAACTGTTCCATCAGGCCGAGAAGGTTAGCCTCACCCCATAACTCGACAATCTTACCATCTTTAATACGGAAGATCTCTATACCAGTCATAGTTATTGGTTTTCCTGTGATCGGCAGACCCATAAAATCGCCTTTATGTATACCATGGGCTGTGAAGCGAGCAGCCACATTATCTCCTTCGGCAATCATATCTTCTATTGTAACATTAAGATGCTCGAAGGCTGCTCTGCATGAGGTGATTACTTCTTTTATTCCATTTATTCCTGAAGATACAGGAAGAGGAACATGAAGAGTGAAATCAGATGATAGCAGTTCATTGGCAATATTTAGATTTCCTTTAGAGGGCCCTTCCTCAAAGAATCGACGGACTATTGCTTTATTCTCTTCTGTAGACATATTTCTCCTCTATTGTTTTATTTATCCTGTTCGTGTGATTAAATCTTACAGCAAACGTGTGGATTCAGTTTGCCTCGGGACTTTAACAACAAGTACTCTAAAGACTCCATCTCCAGGATTCAAAAGGCGATGAGGAACTTTTGCAGGACTTTCAATTAACGTATCCCTGCTGACCTCCTGTTGTTCATCCCCAATCTCAACTACGCCTTTTCCCTCCAGAATATAGAAAAAGACATCTGTTGGAGTGATATGCTTTTTTAAAGCTTCTCCTGGCTTGAGTTCTATGTGTACTGCTTGGGCATGTTCTGTATCATAAAGAGTCCGAACGCTTACATTGTGAGGATTTGGTTTTTCAGGTGAAGACTTCATCTCAATAACTTTCATATTGTTCCCTCTTTTTAACCATAATTTTATGTTATCCTGTATATTTTTACAAATTATGCTAGTGTTGCATCAATGTTTGTTGACGCAACACCAGTTTCTTCCTGAAGCTCATGCTTGATTCAGAAGCACTTTCATATCCGCTTCAACGGTTGTGTTTGGCCTGATATTGAAATTATCAACCAGCACTTTAAGAACGTTTGGAGATACACAAGCCGGAAGTGTTGGGCCTAGGGTGATGTTCTTTACTCCAAGACTCAAAAGAGCAAGCAGAACAAGCACGGCTTTTTGCTCATACCATGCTATGTTGTAGGAAACAGGGAGATCATTTATGTCCTTGAGACCGAAAGCCTCTGCAAGTTTCTGAGCTATTACTACAAGCGAGTAACAGTCGTTGCACTGCCCGGCGTCGAGAACTCTCGGGATTCCTCCTATATCTCCAAGATCCAGTTTGTTATAGCGGTATTTGGCACAGCCAGCTGTCAGAATTACTGTGTCTTTTGGCAGGGCTTTTGCAAAATCTGTGTAGTAAGCTCTTTCCTTATGTCTGCCGTCACAGCCTGCCATAACTATGAACCTGCTGATTGCTCCACTTTTTACGGCATCTACGATCTTATCTGCAACAGAAAGGGCTGCATCATGTGCGAAACCTCCAACTATTGTTCCACTTTCCAGTTGCTCGGGAGGCTTGCTCATTTTTGCCTGTTCTATAAGGGGATTAAAGTCCTTTGTGCCATCTTCTTTTTCGTATATGTGGGTAAGCCCTTCAAAACCCACGACTCCTGTAGTGTAGATCCTGTTTCTGTATGATTCCCTTGGTGGGATTATGCAGTTTGTTGTTAGCAGGATGGGGCCGTTGAATTTTTCGAACTCTTCGTTCTGTCTCCACCAGGCATTTCCGTAATTGCCTACGAAATTGTCATATTTCTTAAAGGCAGGATAAGAGTTTGCAGGCAGCATCTCACCGTGGGTATAAACATCGATTCCTGTGCCTTTCGCTTGTTCAAGGAGCTGTTCGAGATCTCGAAGGTCGTGCCCACTGATAAGTATTCCAGGCCTATCTCTTACACCTATGTTAACTACTGTTGGTTCAGGGTTTCCATATGTTTCTGTATTTGCTTTGTCAAGCAGGGCGAGGACAGCTACACCTTTCTGTCCACACTCCAGGACAAGACCGATTAGAGCTTCCACTCCTAAGCTGTCGTCTGTTGTTGCAACCAGTCCTTTTTCTATAAACTCAAAGCTTGCTTCATCTTTATATCCCAGAATATAGGCATGGTGTGCATAAGCGGCCATTCCCTTCATCCCGTAGGTAAGAAGTTCTCTAAGGGATCGGATATCTTCATCTGCAGTTGAGTGAACAGCAACATCCAAATTTCCTATGTTTTCAGGGGTAACTGTAGCCACTGCAGGCAGGTCTTTTTCGGCATCTATTATTCCCGAAGGAAGCTTTGCCTTAATGTTGTCTCTGAGCTCAAATCCTTTCTTTATAAAGGATTCAATTTCCTCCTTGTCAAAATTAGTGTTAGTAAGAGTGGCAAAGAAGCCGTCGAGAATAAAACGATCTGTTGCTTCTTCATTCAGACCTGCAGCCCTTGCTTTAAGATTATAAAAAGAGATGCTTTTGAGAACATAGATTAATCTGTCCTGAAGATCTGCAACTTCTCCTTTCTTGCCACACACTCCATTTTTCGTACAACCTATTGACTTAAAAGTTTCTTGACATTGATTACAAAACATACTTTATCACCTTTAAAACTGTTATTCAGTTTACTCCCAGTTTTTTCATCCTATCATATATAACGATTCAGTTTCTTAATCATTGAGGTGTAGTGTAATATAGTTGTAGAATGTATCTGTAAAAAATACAATAGGGAACTATTTTCTATACGATAGTGGCTCATATATAGGAGACAGTTTCGATATGGGTACTTTAATAATAAAAATTCAATTTCACAAGCTAGAGCTTGGATTTTGTTTTCTAGGCTGCAAACAGTAGAGATTTTTCTTTTTGTTGACACTTCATTCCGTCTTCAACAGTTTCCCTTATGACATTCGATCTTGTGCAGGATAGTAGCCCCGGGTAAAGGATATTTCTCCGAGCAGTCGGTACAGGGATAGAAATTCCACGTTTCGGGTTCGGATTACAAATAGCAATCTAT
Coding sequences within:
- the hcp gene encoding hydroxylamine reductase, translated to MFCNQCQETFKSIGCTKNGVCGKKGEVADLQDRLIYVLKSISFYNLKARAAGLNEEATDRFILDGFFATLTNTNFDKEEIESFIKKGFELRDNIKAKLPSGIIDAEKDLPAVATVTPENIGNLDVAVHSTADEDIRSLRELLTYGMKGMAAYAHHAYILGYKDEASFEFIEKGLVATTDDSLGVEALIGLVLECGQKGVAVLALLDKANTETYGNPEPTVVNIGVRDRPGILISGHDLRDLEQLLEQAKGTGIDVYTHGEMLPANSYPAFKKYDNFVGNYGNAWWRQNEEFEKFNGPILLTTNCIIPPRESYRNRIYTTGVVGFEGLTHIYEKEDGTKDFNPLIEQAKMSKPPEQLESGTIVGGFAHDAALSVADKIVDAVKSGAISRFIVMAGCDGRHKERAYYTDFAKALPKDTVILTAGCAKYRYNKLDLGDIGGIPRVLDAGQCNDCYSLVVIAQKLAEAFGLKDINDLPVSYNIAWYEQKAVLVLLALLSLGVKNITLGPTLPACVSPNVLKVLVDNFNIRPNTTVEADMKVLLNQA
- a CDS encoding glycosyltransferase family 4 protein; amino-acid sequence: MKKIRIGMFSWESLYSIRVGGIAPHVSELSEALAAEGHEVHLFTRGHENNDEIITGVHYHRVTCDQIGGIVEQMNLMCENMYNRFLNVREKAGEFDVLHGHDWHPVNVLCRIKAEFGLPFVLTFHSTEWGRNGNRYGDWWEAKEISHREWLGGYECSDVIITSTILKKEIQQIYKIPDYKLWKIPNGINVGKIKREVDPGNIKKHYGIHPCLPVVLFTGRMAYQKGPDLLIEAAARVLKKKNAQFVLIGEGEMRAHCEYQAHKLGIGNSCNFLGYAPDNTVIDWFNACDLVCIPSRNEPFGIVVLEAWDASKPIVASDAVALVENFKTGIIAYKEPSSIAWGLNYILEGLGRNRMGEKGNDLLKQKYNWKTIAEKTLEVYEKLVEKHKSSF
- a CDS encoding cupin domain-containing protein, translating into MKVIEMKSSPEKPNPHNVSVRTLYDTEHAQAVHIELKPGEALKKHITPTDVFFYILEGKGVVEIGDEQQEVSRDTLIESPAKVPHRLLNPGDGVFRVLVVKVPRQTESTRLL
- a CDS encoding DUF488 domain-containing protein, producing the protein MIRLKRIYEQPSDQDGFRVLVDRLWPRGLRKDEVRIDLWLKEIAPRDELRKLFSHNPEKWEEFRKCYLEELELKEEYVQKLIDKAKETDLTLLYAAKNEDFNNAVVLKEYLNSKLKRP
- a CDS encoding ester cyclase is translated as MSTEENKAIVRRFFEEGPSKGNLNIANELLSSDFTLHVPLPVSSGINGIKEVITSCRAAFEHLNVTIEDMIAEGDNVAARFTAHGIHKGDFMGLPITGKPITMTGIEIFRIKDGKIVELWGEANLLGLMEQLRNLSSPGNQD